The following proteins come from a genomic window of Gammaproteobacteria bacterium:
- the phnC gene encoding phosphonate ABC transporter ATP-binding protein, whose protein sequence is MLKVEHLTKVYEGGTVALEDVSFEVPEGEFLAVIGLSGSGKSTLLRCINRLIEPTEGRVIWNGIDVTAASQDDMRRIRRRIGMVFQHFNLVHRSKVLTNVLQGSLGYVNPALSIFNKFPKEQVERAFAQLERVGLLDQAHKRADELSGGQQQRVGVARAMMQSPEMVLADEPVASLDPVLAHSIMQYLELINKEDNVTVICSLHFLDLVHRYADNTIALKDGHLVFEGPPVEIDDEKFKEIYGEEAERVG, encoded by the coding sequence ATGCTGAAGGTCGAACATCTCACCAAGGTCTATGAAGGCGGCACCGTCGCTCTCGAAGACGTCAGCTTCGAAGTACCCGAGGGAGAATTCCTCGCGGTGATCGGCCTGAGCGGATCGGGGAAATCCACCTTGCTGCGCTGTATCAACCGCCTCATCGAACCGACTGAAGGTCGGGTCATCTGGAACGGCATCGATGTGACCGCCGCCTCCCAGGACGACATGCGCCGGATCCGCAGGCGCATCGGCATGGTATTCCAGCACTTCAACCTGGTGCACCGATCCAAGGTGCTGACGAACGTGCTCCAAGGCAGCCTCGGCTACGTGAACCCGGCCCTGAGCATCTTCAACAAGTTTCCCAAAGAGCAGGTCGAACGCGCGTTCGCCCAGCTCGAGCGCGTCGGTCTGCTGGATCAGGCGCACAAACGCGCCGACGAACTCTCCGGCGGCCAGCAGCAGCGGGTCGGCGTGGCCCGAGCCATGATGCAGAGCCCGGAGATGGTCCTCGCCGACGAGCCGGTCGCCAGCCTCGACCCCGTGCTCGCCCACTCCATCATGCAGTACCTCGAACTCATCAACAAAGAAGACAACGTCACCGTCATCTGCTCGCTGCATTTCCTCGACCTCGTCCACCGGTACGCAGACAACACGATCGCCCTCAAAGACGGACATCTCGTGTTCGAAGGTCCCCCTGTGGAGATCGACGACGAGAAGTTCAAAGAGATCTACGGAGAGGAGGCAGAGCGCGTTGGCTAA